The following coding sequences are from one Verrucosispora sp. WMMD573 window:
- a CDS encoding polysaccharide lyase family 7 protein, protein MPTITIHERHYPVMKLFGERRLAIPLLATMAILATPVVGQGVAAAAAPCDYPAQQLNLKNWKVTLPTGSAGSPTEIKQPALATYSSNPWFMVNAACTGVRFRSPVNGVTTPNSSYARSELREMANNGTTNASWSATSGTHTMTFRLAFNKLPNDKAHVVGAQIHDGDDDVTVFRLEGSSLYITKGNTTHHKLVTSGYKLNTVFEGKFVVSGGQIKVYYNGVLQTTISHSASGNYFKAGAYTQANCGNSSPCSSSNYGQVSMYKLLVTHS, encoded by the coding sequence GTGCCGACCATCACCATTCACGAGAGGCATTACCCTGTCATGAAACTCTTCGGTGAACGCAGACTCGCAATCCCGCTGTTGGCAACCATGGCGATCCTGGCCACCCCCGTCGTTGGGCAGGGCGTCGCCGCGGCCGCTGCTCCGTGCGACTATCCTGCTCAGCAACTCAATCTGAAGAACTGGAAGGTGACCCTGCCGACAGGATCTGCGGGGTCGCCGACCGAAATAAAACAGCCCGCCCTGGCGACCTACTCGTCCAACCCGTGGTTCATGGTCAACGCCGCCTGTACCGGCGTGCGGTTCCGGTCGCCGGTCAACGGTGTGACCACGCCCAACTCCAGCTACGCCCGCTCCGAGCTGCGGGAGATGGCCAACAACGGCACCACCAACGCGTCGTGGTCGGCAACCTCGGGCACGCACACCATGACCTTCAGGCTGGCGTTCAACAAACTCCCGAACGACAAGGCCCACGTCGTCGGGGCCCAGATCCACGACGGCGATGACGACGTCACCGTCTTCCGTCTGGAAGGGAGCAGTCTCTACATCACCAAGGGCAACACCACCCACCACAAGCTGGTGACCAGTGGCTACAAGTTGAACACGGTCTTCGAGGGCAAGTTCGTCGTCAGCGGTGGCCAGATCAAGGTTTACTACAACGGCGTGCTTCAGACGACCATCTCACACAGCGCGTCGGGCAACTACTTCAAAGCCGGTGCCTATACCCAGGCCAACTGCGGCAACTCATCTCCGTGTAGCAGTTCCAACTACGGTCAGGTGAGCATGTACAAGTTGCTCGTCACGCATTCCTGA
- a CDS encoding polysaccharide lyase family 7 protein: MIATAAFGAIATSASADTVTLDNPGFEQGYFDGWEIVRADDVALSDIGNSGDHSAKIEGRRGQVRQEVAVRPGTDYTLTAYIRGRGVIGVTVDGDDTTTTGGGRDFEQVSVEFNSGTAEFVEIFAAYGGKTSRFDDFTLKIGGSVPTPTPTPTQSPSVGFDPAVWDDSEAGDYIRSRDPYVLRFDGLEQFTVTGSGGGPRDELKTPQAARAASDEIYESFSADITFDLDDGVKLIAHQIHAGSGAGFATQVKLYVQDSSPLGIFKGEGEENFTIDDYPLLEGVPSNGVFDVYVRVQIPGFVSGDGEINEKIFDLGTIRSGKSIRYELINDHGVITVNSTVGRNSVSFTYDMQDSAASYMKFGSYVQAQDAESGCNVTNALNCEYPGWEPYGEASTPEEAEVLWREYFADSNIDRARVTFRNVVHEGGPLQ, translated from the coding sequence ATGATCGCTACGGCCGCATTCGGTGCCATCGCCACCTCGGCAAGCGCCGACACCGTCACTCTGGACAACCCCGGCTTCGAGCAGGGCTACTTCGACGGCTGGGAGATTGTCCGGGCAGACGACGTCGCGCTTTCCGACATCGGGAACTCCGGTGACCACTCCGCGAAAATCGAAGGTAGAAGAGGGCAGGTTCGGCAGGAAGTCGCCGTGCGGCCCGGCACTGACTACACCCTGACGGCCTACATCCGTGGCAGGGGAGTCATCGGTGTCACCGTCGATGGCGACGACACCACCACCACCGGCGGTGGCCGTGACTTCGAACAGGTCAGCGTCGAGTTCAACTCCGGGACCGCCGAATTCGTCGAGATCTTCGCCGCCTACGGCGGCAAAACCAGCCGGTTCGACGATTTCACCCTGAAGATCGGCGGTTCGGTGCCTACCCCGACGCCCACGCCGACTCAGTCGCCGAGCGTCGGCTTCGATCCCGCTGTCTGGGATGACTCGGAAGCGGGCGACTACATCCGGTCCCGCGACCCTTACGTCTTGCGCTTCGACGGTCTGGAACAGTTCACTGTGACCGGCAGCGGTGGGGGACCGCGTGACGAGCTGAAGACACCGCAAGCTGCCAGGGCGGCATCGGACGAGATCTACGAGTCCTTCTCGGCCGACATCACCTTCGACCTCGACGACGGCGTCAAGCTGATCGCGCACCAGATTCACGCCGGCAGCGGCGCAGGCTTCGCCACCCAGGTCAAACTCTACGTTCAGGACTCCAGCCCGCTCGGAATCTTCAAGGGCGAGGGCGAGGAGAACTTCACGATCGACGATTACCCGCTGCTTGAGGGCGTACCCAGCAACGGTGTGTTCGACGTGTACGTTCGTGTCCAGATCCCGGGCTTCGTAAGTGGTGATGGCGAGATCAACGAAAAGATCTTTGACCTCGGCACCATCAGGAGCGGAAAGTCGATCAGGTACGAGCTCATCAACGACCACGGTGTGATCACGGTCAACTCGACCGTCGGTCGCAACTCCGTGAGCTTCACGTACGACATGCAGGACTCTGCTGCGTCGTACATGAAGTTCGGCAGCTATGTGCAAGCCCAGGACGCCGAGAGTGGCTGCAACGTCACCAACGCTCTGAACTGCGAGTATCCGGGATGGGAGCCGTACGGCGAGGCCAGCACCCCGGAGGAGGCAGAGGTGCTCTGGCGGGAGTACTTCGCCGATTCCAACATCGACCGGGCCCGGGTCACCTTCCGTAACGTGGTGCACGAGGGCGGCCCGCTCCAGTAG
- a CDS encoding HAD family hydrolase, giving the protein MLRSPRALLLDFGGVLADAPRQPSAPPELVHRLLDLIGGTVSAEQIAADLTEGGRTYARWRDDVGRSDDPVELPHAQVWANFVTGTWPEAARTAVEEMATPLAYAWAWRPEWQVRPGIPEALRAATDAGLPMAVVSNALCGAAHRDFLAAAGLSDLFVAEFYSDEAGLRKPNPRLAWLAADAVGVPIGDCWFVGDSAHRDVACARRAGAGAAILMRSPRTDREPSHPDLRPDAHTEDGHGLLDLLHQRNSSTEDCLRARQDSNLRPWD; this is encoded by the coding sequence GTGCTGCGATCACCTCGTGCGCTCCTGTTGGACTTCGGCGGTGTCCTGGCCGACGCTCCACGACAGCCATCGGCACCACCGGAACTGGTGCACCGGCTGCTCGACCTGATCGGCGGCACCGTGTCGGCCGAGCAGATCGCCGCCGACCTGACCGAGGGCGGCCGGACCTACGCGCGGTGGCGCGACGACGTCGGCCGCTCGGATGATCCGGTCGAGCTGCCACACGCGCAGGTGTGGGCAAACTTCGTCACCGGTACCTGGCCCGAAGCGGCCCGCACGGCGGTCGAGGAAATGGCGACACCGCTGGCGTACGCGTGGGCGTGGCGACCGGAGTGGCAGGTCCGTCCGGGGATTCCGGAGGCGTTGCGGGCCGCGACCGATGCGGGTCTGCCGATGGCTGTGGTCAGCAACGCGCTCTGTGGGGCGGCGCATCGGGACTTCCTCGCCGCAGCCGGGCTGTCCGACCTGTTCGTGGCCGAGTTCTACAGCGACGAGGCCGGGCTCCGCAAGCCCAATCCCCGCCTGGCCTGGTTGGCGGCGGACGCCGTCGGTGTACCGATCGGCGACTGCTGGTTCGTCGGCGACAGCGCGCACCGCGACGTGGCCTGCGCTCGTCGGGCCGGTGCCGGTGCCGCGATCCTGATGCGCTCACCTCGCACCGACCGGGAGCCGTCCCACCCCGACCTGCGGCCGGACGCCCACACCGAGGACGGCCACGGCCTGCTCGATCTTCTGCACCAACGCAACTCCTCAACCGAGGATTGCCTGCGCGCCCGGCAGGATTCGAACCTGCGGCCTTGGGATTAG
- a CDS encoding PQQ-dependent sugar dehydrogenase translates to MKIRLAVGTVLTAGLVVGSVGLAGLAGAVPSAERPSGARNDAPPALLAVGDFDFSRPETAATGLQVPWGMDFLPDGSALVAQRPTGQVVRVRPGQSPEPVVTISGVTPVSEGGLLGLAVSPTYAQDGWIYVYFTTATDNRIARFRLTAPQTQQPILTGLNRAVIHNGGRIAFGPDGMLYVGVGDAGQTASAQDPQSRNGKILRIRPDGTVPSDNPIVGSPVYSLGHRHVQGLAWDAQGRLYATEFGQNTWDEINLIVAGGNYGWPTVEGRANDPRFRDPLLTWTPAEASPSGATIAGNRLFVASLRGNRLWNVPLNGSGGVGTPTAELAGSYGRLRTVEYGPDGWLWVTTSNRDGRGTPAATDDRILRFPPRDATTPPPTTPPPTTPPPTTPPPTTPPPTTPPPTTGPASCTVSWTANQWNTGFTADVRVTNRGAGLTGWTVTWSFSGNQQVTNAWNAQVTQSGRNVTARNAAWNGSLPTNGTVSFGFQATYTGTNDRPTDFQLNGTPCQPT, encoded by the coding sequence ATGAAGATCCGACTCGCAGTCGGGACCGTACTCACCGCCGGTCTGGTCGTCGGCAGCGTCGGCCTCGCCGGCTTGGCCGGCGCGGTCCCGAGCGCCGAACGTCCGTCCGGTGCCCGCAACGACGCGCCACCAGCGCTGCTCGCCGTCGGCGACTTCGACTTCTCCCGGCCCGAGACGGCCGCCACCGGTCTCCAGGTGCCGTGGGGCATGGACTTCCTGCCCGACGGCAGCGCCCTGGTCGCCCAGCGACCCACCGGGCAGGTGGTGCGGGTCCGGCCGGGCCAGTCGCCGGAGCCCGTGGTCACCATCTCCGGTGTGACTCCGGTCAGCGAGGGTGGCCTGCTCGGCCTCGCCGTGTCGCCAACCTACGCCCAGGACGGCTGGATCTACGTCTACTTCACCACCGCGACCGACAACCGGATCGCCCGGTTCCGGCTCACCGCACCGCAGACCCAGCAGCCGATCCTCACCGGGCTGAACCGCGCGGTCATCCACAACGGCGGCCGGATCGCGTTCGGACCGGACGGGATGCTCTACGTCGGCGTCGGTGACGCCGGACAGACCGCCTCGGCGCAGGACCCGCAGAGCCGCAACGGAAAAATCCTGCGGATCCGGCCCGACGGCACCGTTCCGTCAGACAACCCGATCGTCGGGTCGCCGGTCTACAGCCTCGGCCACCGCCACGTGCAGGGACTGGCCTGGGACGCCCAGGGCCGGTTGTACGCCACCGAGTTCGGTCAGAACACCTGGGACGAGATCAACCTGATCGTCGCCGGCGGCAACTACGGTTGGCCCACCGTGGAGGGAAGGGCCAACGATCCCCGCTTCCGGGACCCGCTGCTCACCTGGACCCCGGCTGAGGCGTCACCGAGCGGCGCGACCATCGCCGGGAACCGGCTCTTCGTGGCCAGCCTGCGCGGCAACCGCCTGTGGAACGTGCCGTTGAACGGGTCCGGCGGCGTCGGCACCCCCACCGCCGAATTGGCGGGCAGCTACGGGCGGCTGCGCACCGTCGAGTACGGCCCGGACGGGTGGCTCTGGGTCACCACCAGCAACCGGGACGGCCGAGGCACCCCGGCCGCCACCGACGACCGCATCCTCCGCTTCCCGCCCCGCGACGCCACCACGCCCCCTCCCACGACACCCCCACCGACCACACCCCCTCCGACGACGCCGCCGCCGACCACGCCCCCTCCCACCACGCCGCCACCGACCACCGGGCCGGCTTCCTGCACGGTGAGCTGGACGGCCAACCAGTGGAACACCGGCTTCACCGCGGACGTACGGGTCACCAATCGCGGTGCCGGTCTGACCGGCTGGACCGTGACCTGGTCGTTCAGCGGCAACCAGCAGGTCACCAACGCGTGGAACGCGCAGGTCACACAGTCCGGAAGGAACGTGACCGCACGCAACGCCGCCTGGAACGGCAGCTTGCCAACCAACGGCACGGTGAGCTTCGGCTTCCAGGCCACCTATACCGGCACCAACGACCGCCCCACCGACTTCCAGCTCAACGGCACCCCCTGCCAACCCACCTGA
- a CDS encoding N-acetyltransferase: MRLRDELVADRDAVHELHRLAFGDHGEVVAGLVRALRDDDPNALSLVAEEDHEVVGHVMFTRSLLDAPRRLVPVQVLSPIAVTPSRQRRGIGGALTRHGLRLLDERGVPAVFLEGDPGYYARFGFAAAGELGFRRPSLRIPAPAFQVARLTGYEPWMTGTFVYSATFWQQDCVGLREGVSGSA; this comes from the coding sequence ATGCGGTTGCGCGACGAGCTGGTAGCCGATCGGGATGCGGTGCACGAACTGCACCGGCTGGCCTTCGGTGACCACGGCGAGGTGGTGGCAGGGCTGGTCCGGGCGCTGCGCGACGACGATCCGAACGCCCTCAGCCTGGTCGCGGAGGAGGACCACGAGGTCGTGGGACACGTCATGTTCACCCGCAGCCTGCTCGACGCTCCGCGTCGACTCGTACCGGTGCAGGTGCTCAGCCCGATCGCGGTCACACCGAGCCGGCAGCGGCGCGGTATCGGTGGTGCTCTGACCCGGCACGGGCTGCGCCTGCTCGACGAGCGGGGCGTGCCGGCGGTCTTCCTGGAGGGCGATCCCGGGTACTACGCCCGCTTCGGCTTCGCCGCCGCCGGCGAGCTGGGCTTCCGCCGACCGTCGCTGCGCATTCCGGCACCCGCCTTTCAGGTGGCCAGGCTCACCGGCTACGAGCCGTGGATGACCGGGACCTTCGTCTACTCGGCCACGTTCTGGCAGCAGGACTGCGTCGGACTACGCGAGGGCGTCAGCGGCTCAGCGTGA
- a CDS encoding ATP-binding protein, protein MPALPSLIMSPAMVDRPATSAFAFIFTRLPALLRLSCGLFCLVVALAVRTPPVRTELLLPAVAVLTGWSLWYALRAWRDGVDASLVAVDVALTSAACLAIPVLVAPEVLPGEASWIAVLASTTVINAQATAPAHLSIPAGLLVTVAYATGAHTAGNSTEARAHAATLLAQTACTAMMTAVMRRRIIRADTAFVAAQRAARDAMVARIAREAERRQNRDLHDTVLATLTMVGQGAVDRSSNALRERCAGDLRTLAALAEARAVPHDATARLDERLRAVLARLPGLRIATDLPPCTVAAPVAEAIAESAHAALANVVNHAPGARAALRLRRYAGTVTVEVIDDGPGFDPATVPAHRYGLRESVHGRMATVGGRADVDSAPGRGTRIRLEWSDVG, encoded by the coding sequence ATGCCGGCCCTGCCCAGCCTGATCATGTCACCCGCAATGGTGGACCGTCCGGCCACCAGCGCGTTCGCGTTCATCTTCACCCGGCTGCCGGCGCTGCTGCGGCTCTCCTGCGGCCTGTTCTGCCTGGTGGTGGCGCTCGCCGTGCGTACCCCGCCGGTACGTACGGAGCTGCTGCTACCGGCTGTGGCGGTGTTGACCGGCTGGTCGCTCTGGTACGCGCTGCGCGCCTGGCGGGACGGTGTCGACGCATCACTCGTCGCTGTTGACGTGGCGCTGACCAGCGCCGCGTGCCTGGCGATCCCGGTTCTGGTCGCACCCGAGGTGCTGCCCGGTGAGGCCAGTTGGATCGCCGTGCTGGCCAGCACCACTGTGATCAACGCTCAGGCGACCGCACCGGCCCACCTGTCGATTCCGGCGGGGCTGCTGGTCACCGTCGCGTACGCGACGGGTGCCCACACGGCCGGGAACTCGACCGAGGCCAGGGCCCACGCGGCCACTCTACTGGCCCAGACCGCCTGTACGGCGATGATGACCGCAGTGATGCGCCGCCGCATCATCCGGGCGGACACCGCCTTCGTGGCCGCTCAGCGGGCGGCCCGTGACGCCATGGTCGCCCGAATCGCGCGCGAGGCGGAACGACGGCAGAACCGCGACCTGCACGACACCGTGCTGGCGACGCTCACCATGGTCGGGCAGGGCGCGGTGGACAGGTCCTCCAACGCGCTGCGCGAGCGGTGCGCCGGCGACCTGCGTACCCTCGCCGCGCTGGCGGAGGCGCGCGCCGTGCCGCACGACGCGACCGCCCGGCTGGACGAGCGTCTCCGGGCCGTGCTCGCCCGGCTGCCCGGCCTACGGATCGCCACCGACCTGCCACCGTGCACGGTGGCCGCACCCGTCGCGGAGGCCATCGCGGAGAGCGCACACGCCGCGCTGGCCAATGTGGTGAATCATGCCCCCGGTGCCCGGGCGGCACTGCGACTGCGCCGGTACGCCGGCACCGTCACGGTCGAGGTGATCGACGACGGTCCCGGGTTCGACCCGGCCACCGTGCCGGCGCACCGGTACGGTCTGCGCGAGTCGGTACACGGCCGGATGGCGACGGTCGGCGGGCGTGCCGACGTCGACTCCGCACCCGGTCGGGGCACCCGGATCCGGCTGGAGTGGTCCGATGTCGGCTGA